DNA sequence from the Actinomycetota bacterium genome:
CGGCTCCGGGATCCCCATGTCCGATCCCTCCTGCTTCGCCGCGGTCAGCCGGGTCTCGATGAACCCCGGCGCCACCGCGTTCACGTTGATGTGGAACGACCCCAGCTCCCGGGCCAGGGTCCGGGTCAGCCCGATGATCCCGCCCTTGGCCGCGGTGTAGTTGGCCTGGCCGGGATTGCCCTGAAGGGCCGCCGAGCTCGAGGTGAACACGATCTTGCGGTGGTAGGCGGGCTGGCCCTGCTCCCCCATCTCCCGCTTGGCCGCGTCCCGCATGTACGGCATGGCGGCCAGCGTGGAGTGGAAGGCCGTCTTCAGGTTCACGTTCAGGACGAAGTCCCACAGCTGGTCGTCGAGGTTGTGGAAGGTCTTGTCCCTGGTGATGCCGGCGTTGTTGATGAGCACGTCGACCGAGCCGAACTCCTCGGCGGCCTGCGCCATCATGGCCCGGGCCTGCTCGAGGTCCACCGTGTCGTGCGTGGAGACCGCGGCCCGGCCGCCCGCCTCCTCGATGGCCTGCACCGTCTCCTTGGCCGGATCGGCGTCGACGTCGTTCACGACCACGGCCGCGCCTTCCCCGGCCAGCCGGATCGCGGTGGCCCGGCCGATCCCCCGGCCCGCGCCGGTCACGACGGCCACCCTGCCTTCCAATCGGGACACGGTTCCTCCTTCGTTCGCGGGCGGGATCCCTTGCCGGCATCCGGCTCCCCGAACCGCGAACCGGTCCCGGAACGCTACCCGAGCGGTCCAACCGCCATCAACTCGCGGCCGGGCCCGGGTGGAGC
Encoded proteins:
- a CDS encoding SDR family oxidoreductase, which codes for MSRLEGRVAVVTGAGRGIGRATAIRLAGEGAAVVVNDVDADPAKETVQAIEEAGGRAAVSTHDTVDLEQARAMMAQAAEEFGSVDVLINNAGITRDKTFHNLDDQLWDFVLNVNLKTAFHSTLAAMPYMRDAAKREMGEQGQPAYHRKIVFTSSSAALQGNPGQANYTAAKGGIIGLTRTLARELGSFHINVNAVAPGFIETRLTAAKQEGSDMGIPEPNRQMALMVIGLGYAGQPEDVANVHLFLASPESDYVSGAIIPVTGAMLGT